The Candidatus Hydrogenedentota bacterium genome contains a region encoding:
- a CDS encoding RNA methyltransferase, with product MAELEPHYADIDIANLAPIPRNPVHVVLDNLRSAFNVGSIFRTCDAGAVAHIHLCGMSAHPPHKKLEKTALGAFAYVPWTYYERTKDCLAALREQGIPIVAIEVAEGAEDMHEFQWPSPVAIVFGNEVNGIHERNIARCDHVVKIPMHGYKNSINVANAFGIVLYDILGKRKVVDS from the coding sequence ATGGCCGAACTGGAACCCCACTACGCCGATATCGACATTGCCAACCTCGCGCCCATACCGCGCAACCCGGTGCATGTGGTGCTGGACAACCTGCGGAGCGCCTTTAATGTAGGCTCCATCTTCCGCACCTGCGACGCGGGCGCCGTGGCGCATATTCACCTGTGCGGCATGTCGGCCCACCCGCCCCATAAGAAACTGGAAAAGACGGCCCTCGGCGCCTTTGCCTATGTGCCCTGGACCTACTACGAGCGCACCAAGGATTGCCTGGCGGCGTTGCGGGAACAGGGTATTCCCATTGTCGCCATCGAAGTGGCCGAAGGCGCGGAAGACATGCACGAGTTTCAGTGGCCCAGCCCCGTCGCCATCGTCTTCGGCAACGAGGTCAACGGCATCCACGAGCGCAACATCGCCCGCTGCGACCACGTGGTGAAAATCCCCATGCACGGCTACAAGAACAGCATCAACGTGGCCAATGCCTTCGGAATCGTGCTCTATGATATCTTGGGGAAGCGGAAAGTAGTTGATAGTTGA
- a CDS encoding NAD(P)-binding domain-containing protein: protein MTHAGSEDAIDLLAVGAGPAALVALREAQRAGLRAIAIDKGPVCGALLKHPTYMRWFSTFDKLELCGFPLLIDEKNPTRREYLRYCRAFVRYFGLDVVTYHEVTRIEESDGVFHVTARDLFGREQHWIARNVVLATGFYDSPRPLGIPGGDLPKVSHRYKESHYYADHRVLIIGAGSSAAEVALELYRDGADVTVAMRGDRFHTKYWVEPDIENRIKEGSIQAWRNCEVLEIGMDDVTLRTDTGEIVRVANDFVLAMTGYEPDTALLESTGAIVDRATGKPVLDEAHETTVPGIFVAGTLCAGCESNVVFVENSREHGPAIVRRIQARNAMAVPAGTRE from the coding sequence GTGACACATGCCGGAAGCGAAGACGCGATTGATCTCCTCGCCGTGGGCGCCGGGCCCGCCGCCCTGGTGGCCCTGCGTGAAGCCCAGCGCGCGGGCCTGCGTGCAATCGCCATCGACAAGGGCCCGGTCTGTGGCGCCCTGCTCAAACACCCGACCTACATGCGCTGGTTCTCCACCTTCGACAAGCTGGAACTCTGCGGTTTTCCCCTGCTGATCGACGAGAAAAACCCGACACGCCGGGAGTACCTCCGCTATTGCCGCGCCTTTGTAAGGTATTTCGGACTTGATGTGGTCACTTATCACGAAGTGACCCGGATCGAAGAATCGGACGGCGTCTTCCACGTCACCGCCCGGGACCTTTTTGGCCGGGAACAGCACTGGATCGCCCGCAACGTGGTGCTCGCGACGGGGTTCTACGACAGTCCCCGTCCCTTGGGCATTCCCGGCGGCGATTTACCGAAGGTGAGCCACCGCTATAAGGAATCCCACTACTACGCCGACCACAGAGTCTTGATCATCGGCGCCGGCTCCTCCGCCGCCGAAGTCGCCCTCGAACTCTACCGCGACGGCGCGGATGTCACCGTGGCCATGCGGGGAGACCGCTTCCACACGAAATATTGGGTGGAGCCGGATATCGAGAACCGCATCAAGGAAGGCTCCATTCAGGCCTGGCGCAATTGCGAAGTCCTCGAGATTGGCATGGATGACGTCACGCTCCGCACGGATACCGGCGAGATTGTGCGCGTTGCCAATGATTTCGTGCTCGCCATGACGGGCTATGAGCCCGACACGGCGCTGCTTGAGAGCACCGGGGCCATCGTGGACCGGGCCACCGGAAAGCCCGTGCTGGACGAGGCCCACGAGACGACCGTGCCGGGTATCTTCGTGGCCGGTACCTTGTGCGCCGGCTGCGAATCGAATGTCGTATTTGTGGAAAACAGCCGCGAGCATGGCCCCGCCATCGTTCGCAGGATACAGGCCCGGAACGCCATGGCGGTTCCGGCAGGCACCCGGGAGTAG
- a CDS encoding 2-phosphosulfolactate phosphatase has protein sequence MRWHIIEGEAGCEFAVAHKCTAIIVDALRASATAAMLCHHGAKSILAVREVEEALRAKDIHSGALLFGERGGLPPQGFDYGNSPQDASHARGRSVIFTTTTGAGRLVSAWGAHAVLMGTTINASAVARAAAGLEHDVVIIPAGFAGDPEFDAQEDWCASTAIAMKAGVNIGEGRATFEAWRDRIDSDGIEAIFAGSPHAAKLRKIGMESDINWCAQVDVTHAVPQGVARTDLGVVLEAMEI, from the coding sequence ATGCGCTGGCATATCATCGAGGGGGAAGCGGGGTGTGAATTTGCGGTCGCACACAAGTGCACCGCCATTATCGTGGACGCCCTCCGGGCCAGCGCCACCGCCGCCATGCTCTGCCATCACGGCGCCAAATCCATTCTGGCCGTGCGCGAGGTGGAGGAAGCCCTTCGTGCAAAGGACATTCATTCCGGCGCGCTGCTGTTTGGCGAACGCGGCGGCCTGCCCCCCCAGGGCTTCGACTATGGGAACAGCCCCCAGGATGCGAGCCACGCCCGGGGCCGAAGCGTCATCTTCACCACCACCACCGGCGCGGGGCGCCTCGTCTCCGCCTGGGGCGCCCACGCGGTGCTCATGGGCACGACCATCAACGCTTCCGCCGTCGCCCGCGCGGCGGCCGGCCTGGAGCATGACGTGGTCATCATCCCCGCCGGATTCGCCGGCGATCCCGAATTCGACGCCCAGGAAGACTGGTGCGCCTCCACCGCCATCGCCATGAAGGCCGGTGTAAACATCGGCGAAGGCCGCGCGACCTTCGAAGCCTGGCGCGACCGTATTGACAGCGACGGGATCGAGGCTATCTTCGCAGGATCGCCCCACGCCGCTAAACTGCGGAAAATCGGTATGGAGTCGGACATCAACTGGTGTGCCCAGGTCGACGTGACCCATGCCGTGCCCCAGGGCGTGGCCCGGACCGACCTGGGTGTGGTGCTGGAAGCGATGGAAATCTGA
- a CDS encoding SurA N-terminal domain-containing protein, which translates to MHIFRDHKRAMLIFMFVAIGLPMLFFGVPTSNPGMDQGMDVELAKVAGIPIMASEFRRNLEMAARRNARGGEQPTYLQLEEQGIAGEVMQEMLASALIKREEQKRKFKVDQPLLEERLRDDPSFKDDAGTFIPARYNAWVTNNEGIKWDEVFAGVQEQVSRQVYMETVLAAANRVLDKDIEQELKDNATKIQMEYAKIEKPVVPTEEEIAAYYEANKARYQKPATHTAEFVALSLLAEPNDKVKEVLTKAQAGEDFAALADQYSELETKNGGELGWISERPTELDYRKPLFALAKGGVSEPVRGPGGFYIYKVEDERMTGGEAAPAETPAPADPAAAPAEAAPAATPQVREIFARHIYIKVELPADAKSALELKAQELSAKAKELGNLSKAAEALGYKTSLAEGFSVESPDINGIPRVDAFQFRRVVDEEGMKKFNKQPFEFPVITASENLYVAEAVLTTEGAIPALEEVRTQVTDDVIAERKQGEAYKAEITALANEIKAQAKTLDEVKEKFPDLNLEIKETAPFSKSEFLFQQQIYLQTQDIYAALEGKAENELAGPLTDFLGASYLIALTKREEPTEEAKAKWDEEGKALRDQRRQMAGMQLLQDYLKDLRERELERVDWSIDQKVYDAIIGRDDTTATETPANPAAESGVTPATGAEAPAEPAPAPAAETAPANP; encoded by the coding sequence GTGCATATCTTTCGAGATCACAAGCGGGCCATGCTCATATTCATGTTTGTCGCTATCGGCCTGCCCATGTTGTTCTTCGGCGTACCCACGTCCAATCCGGGCATGGATCAGGGCATGGACGTGGAGCTGGCCAAGGTGGCCGGCATTCCAATCATGGCGTCCGAGTTCCGGCGCAATCTGGAGATGGCGGCCCGGCGCAACGCCAGGGGCGGCGAGCAGCCCACCTACCTCCAGCTTGAAGAGCAGGGTATCGCGGGCGAAGTGATGCAGGAAATGCTGGCCTCCGCGCTGATCAAGCGCGAGGAGCAGAAGCGCAAGTTCAAAGTGGACCAGCCCCTCCTCGAAGAGCGTCTGCGCGACGATCCCAGCTTCAAGGATGACGCGGGCACCTTTATCCCCGCACGCTACAATGCCTGGGTAACCAACAACGAGGGCATTAAGTGGGACGAAGTCTTCGCCGGTGTTCAGGAGCAGGTGTCCCGCCAGGTCTATATGGAGACCGTGCTTGCGGCGGCCAACCGCGTTCTCGACAAGGACATCGAGCAGGAACTGAAAGACAACGCCACCAAAATCCAGATGGAGTATGCGAAGATCGAAAAGCCCGTGGTGCCCACGGAAGAAGAGATCGCGGCGTACTACGAGGCGAATAAGGCGCGCTATCAGAAGCCCGCGACCCATACGGCTGAGTTTGTGGCCCTGTCCCTGCTGGCCGAGCCGAATGACAAGGTGAAGGAAGTACTGACGAAGGCCCAGGCCGGCGAGGATTTTGCGGCCCTGGCGGACCAGTATTCCGAATTGGAGACAAAAAACGGGGGCGAGCTGGGCTGGATCTCCGAGCGCCCGACCGAACTGGACTATCGCAAGCCGCTCTTCGCATTGGCCAAGGGCGGTGTGAGTGAGCCGGTGCGCGGCCCCGGTGGCTTCTATATTTACAAGGTGGAAGACGAGCGCATGACGGGTGGCGAAGCGGCCCCGGCGGAAACGCCTGCCCCCGCCGATCCCGCGGCCGCCCCAGCGGAAGCGGCCCCCGCCGCGACGCCTCAGGTGCGCGAAATTTTTGCCCGCCACATCTACATCAAAGTTGAACTTCCCGCGGACGCCAAGTCCGCGCTGGAGCTGAAGGCCCAGGAGCTCTCGGCGAAGGCGAAAGAGTTGGGCAACCTTTCCAAGGCCGCCGAGGCGCTGGGTTACAAGACCAGCCTCGCCGAAGGTTTCTCGGTGGAGTCCCCGGATATCAATGGTATTCCCCGGGTCGATGCGTTCCAGTTCCGCCGCGTGGTGGATGAAGAGGGCATGAAGAAGTTCAACAAGCAGCCCTTCGAATTCCCCGTTATCACCGCGAGCGAAAACCTTTATGTGGCCGAAGCCGTGCTGACCACCGAAGGCGCGATTCCGGCGCTGGAAGAAGTCCGCACCCAGGTGACGGACGACGTGATTGCCGAGCGCAAGCAGGGCGAGGCCTACAAGGCGGAGATTACGGCCCTGGCCAACGAGATCAAGGCCCAGGCGAAGACGCTGGACGAGGTCAAGGAGAAGTTCCCCGACCTGAACCTCGAAATCAAGGAGACCGCCCCCTTCTCCAAGAGCGAGTTCCTGTTCCAGCAGCAGATCTACCTCCAGACCCAGGACATCTACGCCGCGCTGGAAGGCAAGGCGGAGAACGAACTGGCCGGTCCCCTCACGGACTTCCTCGGTGCTTCCTACCTCATCGCCCTCACCAAGCGCGAAGAACCCACGGAAGAGGCGAAGGCCAAGTGGGACGAAGAAGGCAAGGCCTTGCGCGACCAGCGTCGCCAGATGGCCGGCATGCAGCTTCTGCAGGACTACCTGAAGGACCTGCGTGAACGCGAACTGGAGCGCGTGGACTGGAGCATCGATCAGAAGGTCTACGACGCGATCATCGGCCGCGACGACACCACGGCCACCGAGACGCCGGCGAACCCCGCTGCGGAATCCGGTGTGACCCCGGCCACGGGCGCGGAAGCACCCGCTGAGCCCGCTCCCGCCCCGGCGGCGGAGACGGCCCCGGCCAATCCGTAA